Proteins co-encoded in one Vidua macroura isolate BioBank_ID:100142 chromosome 13, ASM2450914v1, whole genome shotgun sequence genomic window:
- the P4HTM gene encoding transmembrane prolyl 4-hydroxylase has translation MAAAEARAEGPPLPGPPGGRPRPVCSRPYFLVLMVFAHLYVLNVLGLLLFVHLSAGEPGGPPAAPPPPPPPPARALPRLEGIKVGHTQRVELVPGRAHAVRTLSLKPLLFEIPDFLTEEECKLIVHLAKLKGLQKSQILPTEDYEEAMEMIEISQMDIFNLLDHNQDGQLQLKEVLTHTRLGNGRWMTPENIREMYTAVKADPDGNGVLSLEEFKQLNIRDFHKYMGSQKVKMSDLVRNSQHTWLYQGEGAHQVMRAIRQRVMRLTRLPPEIVEHSEPLQVVRYDQGGHYHAHMDSGPVFPETACSHTKLVANESAPFETSCRYVTVLFYLNNVTGGGETVFPIADNRTYEEMSLIQNDIDLRDTRKNCDKGNLRVKPQQGTAVFWYNYLSDGEGWVGELDDFALHGGCLVTQGTKWIANNWINVDPNRRRQQQFQQEMERFAGSEAGAGAGAPGEWTVDKAYSGVHLEL, from the exons atggcggcggcggaggcgcgggcCGAGGGTCCCCCGCTGCCCGGCCCGCCGGGGGGCCGCCCGCGGCCCGTCTGCTCCCGCCCCTACTTCCTCGTCCTCATGGTCTTCGCGCACCTCTACGTCCTCAAcgtcctggggctgctgctcttcGTGCACCTCAGCGCCGGCGAGCCCGGcgggccgcccgccgcccccccgccgccgccgccgccgcccgcccgcgcccTCCCGCGCCTCGAGGGCATCAAG GTGGGCCACACGCAGCGGGTGGAGCTGGTGCCCGGCAGGGCCCACGCTGTGCGCACCCTCAGCCTCAAGCCGCTCCTGTTCG AAATCCCTGACTTCCTGACAGAGGAGGAGTGCAAGCTCATTGTCCATCTGGCAAAGCTAAAGGGACTACAGAAGAGCCAGATCCTACCAACAGAGGACTATGAGGAAGCCATGGAAATGATCGAAATTAGCCAGATGGACATTTTCAATCTGCTGGATCACAATCAGGatgggcagctgcagctcaaagag GTGTTGACCCATACCCGACTTGGGAATGGCAGGTGGATGACCCCTGAGAACATCCGGGAGATGTATACAGCGGTCAAAGCTGATCCTGATGGGAATG GTGTGCTAAGTTTGGAGGAGTTCAAGCAGTTGAATATCCGTGATTTCCACAAGTACATGGGAAGCCAGAAAGTGAAGATGAGTGACTTGGTGCGCAACAGCCAGCACACCTGGCTGTACCAGGGCGAGGGGGCACACCAGGTCATGAGAGCCATTCGGCAAAG GGTAATGCGCCTCACTCGCTTGCCCCCTGAGATCGTGGAGCACAGCGAGCCCCTCCAGGTTGTGCGGTACGACCAAGGAGGGCACTACCACGCCCACATGGACAGCGGCCCCGTGTTCCCTGAgactgcctgcagccacacaAAGCTTGTTGCCAATGAAAGCGCTCCCTTTGAGACCTCCTGCCG GTATGTCACCGTGCTGTTCTACCTGAACAATGTGACTGGGGGAGGTGAAACAGTCTTTCCTATCGCTGATAACAGGACGTATGAAGAGATG TCTTTGATCCAGAACGACATTGACCTGCGAGATACTCGGAAAAACTGTGACAAGGGCAATTTGCGAGTGAAACCTCAGCAAGGCACTGCTGTCTTCTGGTACAACTACCTGTCAGATGGAGAAG gctgggtgggggagctGGATGACTTTGCTCTGCACGGGGGCTGCCTGGTCACCCAAGGCACCAAGTGGATCGCCAACAACTGGATCAACGTGGACCCCAACCGCCGGCGGCAGCAGCAGTTCCAGCAGGAGATGGAGCGCTTTGCGGGGTCTGaggcgggggccggggccggagcCCCTGGCGAGTGGACAGTGGACAAGGCCTACAGCGGGGTGCACCTGGAGCTGTAG
- the LOC128814022 gene encoding secreted frizzled-related protein 5-like isoform X2 — MVTSPRRHPSRLAGPWLLGLLARLLLWGSPGAWASYLRRSSSCMPIPHRMALCYDIGYSDMRIPNLLEHETMTEVIQQSSSWLPLLARECHPDARIFLCSLFAPICLDRLIYPCRSLCEAVKRSCAPVMACYGYPWPEILNCNKFPADHELCIAAVSMDENSSSRRMPRASCKDCELEEASTAREILESLCANDFAVKIRILRRNTTTTISDFDLDPSKVEVLKHGPLLRTEIPARLQQWLDIDATCAHNIMRGTQAGVFVVSGEVQSDKVVVNKAYAWQKRNRNLHQAVRRWKHHRCPEQAGWKV; from the exons ATGGTCACATCCCCTCGCAGGCACCCCTCGAGGTTGGCTGGCCCGTGGCTACTGGGTCTCCTGGCAcgcctgctgctctggggctctccaGGTGCCTGGGCAAGCTACCTGAGGAGATCCTCCAGCTGCATGCCCATCCCACACCGCATGGCCTTGTGCTACGATATCGGCTACTCCGACATGAGGATTCCCAACCTGCTGGAGCATGAGACCATGACAGAAGTCATCCAGCAGTCTTCCAGCTGGCTGCCCTTGCTAGCCAGGGAGTGCCACCCAGACGCTAGGatcttcctctgctccctcttTGCACCGATCTGTTTGGACAG GCTCATCTATCCCTGCCGCAGCCTCTGTGAAGCCGTCAAGAGAAGCTGTGCGCCCGTCATGGCTTGTTACGGCTATCCCTGGCCCGAAATCCTCAACTGCAACAAGTTCCCTGCAGATCATGAACTGTGCATTGCAGCAGTCTCCATGGATGAAAATTCCTCAAGCAGGAGAA TGCCCCGAGCCAGCTGCAAGGACTGTGAGCTTGAGgaggccagcactgccagggagaTCCTGGAAAGCCTCTGTGCAAATGATTTTG CAGTGAAAATCCGAATCCTCAGGAggaacaccaccaccaccatctcGGACTTCGACCTGGACCCGTCCAAAGTGGAGGTGCTGAAGCATGGCCCACTCCTCAGAACTGAAATCCCTGCCAGGCTCCAGCAGTGGCTGGACATAGATGCCACCTGTGCCCACAACATCATGCGAGGCACTCAGGCAGGGGTCTTCGTTGTAAGTGGTGAAGTACAGAGTGACAAAGTGGTGGTGAACAAGGCCTATGCCTGGCAGAAGAGGAACAGGAACCTGCACCAAGCAGTGCGCAGGTGGAAACATCACCGCTGCCCCGAACAGGCAGGATGGAAGGTCTGA
- the LOC128814022 gene encoding secreted frizzled-related protein 5-like isoform X1, which translates to MVTSPRRHPSRLAGPWLLGLLARLLLWGSPGAWASYLRRSSSCMPIPHRMALCYDIGYSDMRIPNLLEHETMTEVIQQSSSWLPLLARECHPDARIFLCSLFAPICLDRLIYPCRSLCEAVKRSCAPVMACYGYPWPEILNCNKFPADHELCIAAVSMDENSSSRRTVPRASCKDCELEEASTAREILESLCANDFAVKIRILRRNTTTTISDFDLDPSKVEVLKHGPLLRTEIPARLQQWLDIDATCAHNIMRGTQAGVFVVSGEVQSDKVVVNKAYAWQKRNRNLHQAVRRWKHHRCPEQAGWKV; encoded by the exons ATGGTCACATCCCCTCGCAGGCACCCCTCGAGGTTGGCTGGCCCGTGGCTACTGGGTCTCCTGGCAcgcctgctgctctggggctctccaGGTGCCTGGGCAAGCTACCTGAGGAGATCCTCCAGCTGCATGCCCATCCCACACCGCATGGCCTTGTGCTACGATATCGGCTACTCCGACATGAGGATTCCCAACCTGCTGGAGCATGAGACCATGACAGAAGTCATCCAGCAGTCTTCCAGCTGGCTGCCCTTGCTAGCCAGGGAGTGCCACCCAGACGCTAGGatcttcctctgctccctcttTGCACCGATCTGTTTGGACAG GCTCATCTATCCCTGCCGCAGCCTCTGTGAAGCCGTCAAGAGAAGCTGTGCGCCCGTCATGGCTTGTTACGGCTATCCCTGGCCCGAAATCCTCAACTGCAACAAGTTCCCTGCAGATCATGAACTGTGCATTGCAGCAGTCTCCATGGATGAAAATTCCTCAAGCAGGAGAA CAGTGCCCCGAGCCAGCTGCAAGGACTGTGAGCTTGAGgaggccagcactgccagggagaTCCTGGAAAGCCTCTGTGCAAATGATTTTG CAGTGAAAATCCGAATCCTCAGGAggaacaccaccaccaccatctcGGACTTCGACCTGGACCCGTCCAAAGTGGAGGTGCTGAAGCATGGCCCACTCCTCAGAACTGAAATCCCTGCCAGGCTCCAGCAGTGGCTGGACATAGATGCCACCTGTGCCCACAACATCATGCGAGGCACTCAGGCAGGGGTCTTCGTTGTAAGTGGTGAAGTACAGAGTGACAAAGTGGTGGTGAACAAGGCCTATGCCTGGCAGAAGAGGAACAGGAACCTGCACCAAGCAGTGCGCAGGTGGAAACATCACCGCTGCCCCGAACAGGCAGGATGGAAGGTCTGA